One Nesterenkonia populi DNA window includes the following coding sequences:
- a CDS encoding DEAD/DEAH box helicase, translated as MSSPAERYAASRRRAAEAKTQLGAFRAAQTFDLDEFQLQACRELEAGKAVLVAAPTGAGKTIVGEFAVHLALAQGKKAFYTTPIKALSNQKYQELAEDYGPDRVGLLTGDTSVNSEADVVVMTTEVLRNMLYQDSSTLDDLRYVVMDEVHYLADRFRGAVWEEVIIHLPESVQVAALSATVSNAEEFGAWLDTVRGETSVVVSEHRPVPLWQHMLVDHRLHDLFTAETADEDAEQRQTLVNPELQRMVQLQQAPESRRSGGHRGRGRGRHGPKRDFRPSAHRGGGKDPSSLSGAPSRTHRLSRPKMIRALDRDGLLPCITFIFSRAGCEAAVEQCVQQDLRLTTREEAAEIASRVEAMGWELPAEDLSVLGFDTFREALVNGVASHHAGMLPPFKELVESLFAEGLLKVVFATETLALGINMPARTVVLEKLDKFNGESHVDITPGEFTQLTGRAGRRGIDVEGHAVVVWQPGMDPRQVAGLASKRTYPLNSSFSPSYNMAVNLTAQFGRRRARTILESSFAQFQADRAVVGLARDVAKRESSLLGYEESMECRLGSFKEYFELRRRLNEQQKDQAKARTRQRRREIIRLLASLEPGDIIDVGSGGKAKRRLGECLVVHTAPEHDPRPGVVTADGKLRSITVEDFSHPPDVISSIRLPRKPQVKVPKVRRDLASSMRAALKDRVPPRRSAPQVGFGFAEQPEDSEQVEELQDALRKHPCHSCGDREDHARWAERWWKLRRETDQLKARIDQRTGSIAKTFDRVCGVLFDLGHMVPADAESMPTAQPVADEFRAEEFVVTERGQRLRRIYGERDLFTEMLVEQGVLDRLSPEELAAFSTLLVYQAKREDEGAMPEMPTGRLTGAVRAALEVHTELETLEKRHHLEPTAGPELGLTLPMHHWASGASLRAALEHSPLAAGDFVRWAKQCIDTLDQLSKVPSATSTLATACHEAVDLISRGVVAYSSVAYQSMEDEDLDDE; from the coding sequence ATGAGCTCTCCGGCCGAACGCTATGCCGCTTCCCGCCGCCGCGCAGCAGAGGCCAAGACCCAGCTCGGCGCCTTCCGTGCGGCTCAGACCTTTGATCTCGACGAGTTTCAGCTGCAGGCCTGCCGCGAGCTTGAGGCGGGCAAAGCGGTGCTCGTCGCAGCCCCGACGGGTGCGGGAAAGACGATCGTGGGGGAGTTCGCCGTGCATCTGGCGCTCGCCCAGGGCAAGAAGGCGTTCTACACCACCCCGATCAAGGCGCTGAGCAACCAGAAGTACCAGGAGCTCGCCGAGGACTACGGACCGGACCGTGTGGGGCTGCTCACCGGCGACACCTCCGTGAACTCTGAGGCCGACGTCGTCGTCATGACGACCGAGGTCCTGCGGAACATGCTCTACCAGGACTCCTCGACCCTGGATGACCTCAGGTACGTCGTGATGGATGAGGTGCACTACCTCGCTGACCGGTTCCGCGGCGCGGTCTGGGAGGAAGTGATCATCCACCTGCCGGAGTCCGTGCAGGTAGCGGCGCTTTCGGCCACCGTCTCCAATGCGGAGGAGTTCGGCGCCTGGCTGGACACGGTCCGGGGGGAGACGTCCGTGGTCGTCTCCGAGCACCGCCCCGTGCCGCTGTGGCAGCACATGCTGGTGGACCACCGGCTGCATGACCTCTTCACCGCTGAGACGGCGGATGAGGACGCTGAGCAGCGTCAGACGCTGGTGAACCCGGAGCTGCAGAGGATGGTCCAGCTGCAGCAGGCCCCCGAGTCCCGCCGCTCCGGAGGCCATCGGGGCCGAGGGCGCGGGCGGCACGGCCCCAAGCGCGACTTCCGGCCCTCAGCCCACCGGGGAGGCGGCAAGGATCCCTCCAGCCTCTCCGGGGCGCCCTCACGCACCCACCGCCTCTCCCGCCCCAAGATGATCCGCGCCCTGGACCGGGACGGGCTGCTGCCCTGCATCACTTTCATCTTCTCCCGGGCCGGCTGCGAGGCCGCCGTGGAGCAGTGCGTGCAGCAGGACCTTCGCCTGACCACACGCGAGGAGGCCGCCGAGATCGCCTCCCGGGTCGAGGCGATGGGCTGGGAGCTGCCCGCCGAGGACCTCTCCGTGCTCGGCTTCGACACGTTCCGGGAAGCACTGGTGAACGGAGTCGCCTCTCACCACGCCGGGATGCTTCCGCCGTTCAAGGAGCTGGTGGAGAGCCTCTTCGCCGAAGGCCTGCTGAAAGTCGTCTTCGCCACGGAGACGCTGGCCCTGGGCATCAACATGCCCGCACGCACCGTGGTGCTGGAGAAGCTGGACAAGTTCAACGGGGAGTCGCACGTTGACATCACCCCCGGGGAGTTCACCCAGCTCACCGGTCGGGCCGGGCGCCGCGGAATCGACGTCGAAGGCCACGCGGTGGTGGTCTGGCAGCCGGGGATGGACCCCCGGCAGGTCGCAGGCCTTGCCTCAAAGCGCACCTACCCGCTCAACTCATCCTTCAGCCCCAGCTACAACATGGCGGTCAACCTCACCGCACAGTTCGGCCGTCGCCGGGCTCGGACCATCCTTGAGTCCTCCTTCGCCCAGTTCCAGGCCGACCGTGCCGTCGTCGGTCTTGCCCGGGATGTCGCCAAGCGCGAGTCCTCCCTCCTCGGCTACGAAGAGTCCATGGAGTGCCGCCTCGGCAGCTTCAAGGAGTACTTCGAGCTGCGACGTCGGCTCAACGAGCAGCAGAAGGACCAGGCCAAGGCCCGCACCCGGCAGCGCAGACGAGAGATCATCCGGCTCCTGGCCTCCCTGGAGCCGGGAGACATCATCGACGTCGGCTCCGGGGGAAAGGCCAAGCGACGCCTGGGGGAGTGCCTGGTGGTCCACACCGCTCCCGAGCATGACCCGCGTCCAGGCGTCGTCACGGCGGACGGGAAGCTGCGGAGCATCACCGTGGAGGACTTTTCCCACCCGCCCGACGTCATCTCCTCCATCAGGCTGCCCCGCAAGCCCCAAGTGAAGGTCCCCAAGGTCCGCCGGGATCTCGCATCCTCAATGCGGGCCGCGCTCAAGGATCGGGTGCCGCCGCGGAGGAGCGCGCCCCAGGTCGGGTTCGGATTCGCCGAGCAGCCCGAGGACAGCGAACAGGTGGAGGAGCTTCAGGACGCGCTCCGGAAGCACCCCTGCCACTCCTGCGGCGACCGGGAGGACCACGCCCGCTGGGCCGAGCGATGGTGGAAGCTGCGCAGGGAGACCGACCAGCTGAAGGCCCGCATCGACCAGCGCACCGGCTCCATCGCCAAAACCTTCGACCGCGTCTGCGGCGTGCTCTTCGACTTGGGGCACATGGTGCCCGCCGACGCGGAGAGCATGCCGACCGCCCAGCCTGTCGCCGACGAGTTCCGCGCCGAGGAGTTCGTCGTCACCGAGCGGGGGCAGCGTCTGCGCCGCATCTACGGCGAACGGGATCTGTTCACCGAGATGCTCGTGGAGCAGGGCGTGCTCGACCGGCTCAGCCCCGAGGAGCTGGCCGCGTTCTCCACTCTGCTGGTTTACCAGGCCAAGCGGGAGGATGAGGGCGCGATGCCGGAGATGCCCACCGGCAGGCTGACCGGGGCGGTCCGCGCAGCCCTGGAGGTCCACACGGAGCTGGAGACCCTCGAGAAGCGGCATCATCTTGAGCCCACCGCCGGCCCGGAGCTGGGGCTGACCCTGCCCATGCACCACTGGGCCTCCGGAGCGAGCCTGCGTGCCGCCCTGGAGCATTCCCCCCTGGCCGCCGGCGACTTCGTCCGGTGGGCTAAGCAGTGCATCGACACCCTGGACCAGCTCTCCAAGGTGCCGAGCGCCACCAGCACGTTGGCCACCGCGTGCCACGAGGCGGTGGACCTCATCAGCAGGGGAGTGGTGGCCTACTCCTCAGTCGCCTATCAATCCATGGAGGACGAAGACCTTGACGACGAATGA
- a CDS encoding polyprenol monophosphomannose synthase has translation MKILTVIPTYNEIDALPTTIDRLRAALPESDVLIVDDSSPDGTGELAEEMAAADEQIHVIHRIKKDGLGGAYIAGFTWGLRRDYEAFVELDADGSHQPEQLPDLIDKLDEADLVIGSRWVPGGAVVNWPVQREVISRAGSFYSRTMLGLNVRDITAGFRVFRRSTLEDIDLKSIKSAGYGFQVDMTFRVARQGKTIKEVPITFVERTMGESKMSSGIVLEAVANVTKWGLGARASALSKKLTGR, from the coding sequence ATGAAGATCCTCACCGTGATCCCGACCTACAACGAGATCGACGCGCTGCCCACCACCATTGACCGGCTGCGCGCCGCCCTGCCCGAATCCGATGTGCTGATCGTGGACGACTCCAGCCCGGACGGCACCGGGGAGCTCGCTGAGGAGATGGCGGCCGCCGACGAGCAGATCCACGTCATCCACCGCATCAAGAAGGACGGCCTCGGCGGTGCCTATATCGCCGGGTTCACCTGGGGCCTGCGCCGCGACTACGAGGCGTTCGTGGAGCTCGACGCCGACGGCTCGCACCAGCCGGAGCAGCTGCCCGACCTCATCGACAAGCTCGACGAGGCGGATCTGGTCATCGGCTCCCGGTGGGTTCCGGGCGGTGCTGTGGTGAACTGGCCGGTGCAGCGCGAGGTCATCTCCCGGGCCGGCAGCTTCTACTCCCGCACTATGCTCGGCCTGAATGTCAGGGACATCACCGCCGGATTCCGGGTCTTCCGCCGCTCCACCCTGGAGGACATCGACCTGAAGTCGATCAAGTCAGCCGGCTACGGCTTCCAGGTTGATATGACGTTCCGAGTGGCACGCCAGGGCAAGACCATCAAGGAGGTGCCGATCACCTTCGTGGAGCGCACGATGGGCGAGTCCAAGATGAGCAGCGGCATTGTTCTCGAAGCCGTCGCCAACGTCACCAAATGGGGGTTGGGCGCCCGAGCATCCGCACTCAGCAAGAAGCTCACCGGCCGCTGA
- a CDS encoding MFS transporter, giving the protein MAAASSRTPMFPWRTVVLGALIPAFVFSTGIGAIIPILPSFATERGATLAGAAVIAAMLPIGQIVADLPAGALASRIGDRRAMILAGAAAGAAFLLAGLSPSALTLGAAILLVGCANAVFHLARHSYLTEVADPMQRARVLSTLGGVHRIGQFVGPFLGALVSLGGDLRWVFVLAACAAAAAITTILLARPTASESAAGPSAARASAHPPQRLWRVIRDHGRLLLTLGFCGMLVGAIRGARQQVIPLWGEYMELEPTTISVIYGIAGGIDMLLFYPAGKVMDHMGRLWVGLPAMLGLALAMALVPLTSDAAQLTWVALLLGFTNGIGSGVMMTISSDIAPPEARPQFLGAWRLLVDIGMGAGPLTLAAGAAVGSLALGVWAAGSYGILGAGVMGRWLPRYSVHANRTTRRRAGLL; this is encoded by the coding sequence GTGGCCGCCGCGTCTTCCCGCACCCCGATGTTCCCGTGGCGCACGGTGGTGCTCGGCGCGCTCATCCCGGCCTTCGTGTTCTCCACCGGCATCGGTGCGATCATTCCGATCCTGCCCTCCTTCGCCACCGAGCGCGGCGCCACGCTCGCCGGCGCCGCCGTGATCGCTGCAATGCTGCCCATCGGCCAGATCGTGGCGGATCTGCCTGCGGGCGCGCTCGCTTCCCGCATCGGGGACCGACGGGCGATGATCCTGGCCGGCGCCGCCGCCGGGGCTGCCTTCCTGCTGGCGGGCCTCTCCCCCTCGGCGCTCACCCTGGGGGCGGCGATCCTTCTCGTCGGCTGCGCGAACGCGGTCTTCCACCTGGCCAGGCACTCTTATCTGACCGAGGTGGCCGACCCGATGCAGCGCGCCCGAGTGCTCTCCACGTTGGGCGGCGTGCATCGGATCGGCCAGTTCGTCGGCCCTTTCCTGGGGGCGCTGGTCAGCCTGGGCGGTGACCTCCGCTGGGTCTTCGTGCTGGCTGCCTGTGCGGCGGCCGCGGCCATCACCACCATTCTGCTGGCCAGGCCCACCGCTTCGGAGAGCGCCGCCGGCCCAAGCGCCGCCCGTGCTTCCGCTCACCCCCCTCAGCGGCTCTGGAGGGTCATCAGGGATCACGGACGGCTGCTGCTCACCCTGGGCTTCTGCGGGATGCTGGTCGGCGCGATCCGCGGCGCACGGCAGCAGGTGATCCCCCTGTGGGGCGAGTACATGGAGCTCGAGCCCACCACTATCTCGGTCATCTACGGCATCGCCGGCGGCATCGACATGCTGCTCTTCTACCCCGCCGGGAAGGTGATGGACCATATGGGCCGCCTCTGGGTCGGGCTGCCGGCGATGCTCGGGCTGGCGCTGGCGATGGCGCTGGTTCCGCTGACCTCCGATGCTGCTCAGCTGACCTGGGTGGCATTGCTGCTGGGCTTCACCAACGGGATCGGCTCCGGGGTCATGATGACCATCTCCTCCGATATTGCTCCCCCCGAGGCGCGCCCGCAGTTCTTGGGCGCCTGGCGCCTGCTGGTCGATATCGGGATGGGCGCCGGGCCCCTGACGCTGGCGGCCGGCGCCGCCGTGGGCTCGCTGGCGCTGGGCGTCTGGGCTGCCGGAAGCTACGGGATCCTCGGCGCCGGGGTGATGGGGCGTTGGCTGCCCCGCTACTCGGTGCACGCCAACCGCACCACCCGGCGTCGCGCCGGACTCCTCTAG